In the Topomyia yanbarensis strain Yona2022 chromosome 3, ASM3024719v1, whole genome shotgun sequence genome, one interval contains:
- the LOC131693424 gene encoding coiled-coil domain-containing protein 102A isoform X1, protein MSQSAPRRHPPAGGNPEVMSAKFGDTEWEARESQRLRELEEARARAAQMEKTMKWWSDCTANWREKWSKVRTERNKAREESKQLRSSLESAIKESNSYKREKCELEIQISQLKKEMEKVHMLMMKHAGQFNKASLDAADEPERDGRDNNGSPDILSDGLRNVNSEDVLVTKVNHLPDDSGQDDLDVEEYILQGGAMPKHSVEFKDKSDHVAEERRLIQQLSKDDYDEEYLMQKISMLQIRLEDAQKTIQIEREEKNSIHLSFEKFRQDMQELRDKCEELRAAKQDAVRELLTLQEQHRVEMRITNNSLQEEVAARETLDRRLCELRTELERMQAENAAEWGKRERLETEKLNLERENKKLRAECHDLQERLERKGRPPGSSSDTEFRAMQQELMDKNKEISDIRHSHSKMKKMLSEANTELGHAVRRAEQYETEVKRLRSRVEELKRELAGAEDELDSACNHVRRLQRTNEELSGQTEGLQVQIQHLQTSPKNLQDQSNYKASNKANFSNSNYKPNINDLKQLFDNSRHYNERQLQSKTRVNETQPSFLSGSYYDAKPSYISNDTSFDIKDKSLNNMFDFERAKQKFDNIARPAGPSANGGSNANSRRSSTSQNSSSNFIKHNNQSGSSVSGIPKRQSSSAGSSFFDCSSFAAGMEPARRPESDGAPLLAKQSSIVNDTIQFFDNGDVGAGLGGGLGGPASKLNITKVTNINLDGLKVSEDDETP, encoded by the exons TCGCAACGCTTACGTGAGTTGGAGGAAGCTCGAGCTCGGGCAGCGCAGATGGAAAAGACCATGAAATGGTGGTCCGACTGTACGGCTAACTGGAGGGAAAAGTGGAGTAAG GTCCGCACGGAGCGCAACAAAGCCCGCGAGGAGTCGAAGCAGCTGCGTAGCAGCCTAGAGTCAGCCATCAAAGAATCCAACTCTTACAAGCGGGAAAAATGCGAGCTGGAAATTCAAATCAGCCAGCTGAAGAAGGAGATGGAAAAGGTGCACATGTTGATGATGAAGCATGCCGGTCAGTTCAACAAGGCCAGCCTGGATGCGGCAGACGAACCGGAGCGGGATGGACGGGATAACAACGGCTCGCCGGATATTTTGTCGGATGGGCTGAGAAATGTCAACAGCGAGGATGTACTGGTGACGAAAGTGAATCATCTGCCGGACGATAGCGGACAGGATGATTTGGATGTTGAAGAGTACATTCTGCAAGGAGGTGCCATGCCAAAACATTCCGTAGAGTTTAAGGATAAAAGCGACCATGTAGCCGAGGAAAGAAGACTGATTCAGCAGCTGTCGAAAGATGACTACGATGAGGAATATCTGATGCAGAAGATTTCCATGTTGCAAATACGGCTCGAAGATGCCCAGAAGACGATTCAGATTGAGCGAGAGGAGAAGAACAGTATTCATTTGAGTTTCGAAAAATTTCGACAAGACATGCAGGAGCTGAGGGACAAATGTGAAGAGTTACGAGCTGCCAAGCAGGATGCAGTTCGAGAGCTGCTAACGCTGCAAGAGCAGCATCGAGTCGAAATGAGAATTACGAACAATTCGTTGCAGGAGGAAGTGGCTGCAAGAGAGACCCTAGACAGGAGACTGTGTGAGCTAAGGACTGAG CTTGAACGTATGCAGGCAGAAAATGCAGCCGAATGGGGTAAACGTGAACGTCTCGAAACAGAGAAATTAAATCTCGAACGAGAGAACAAAAAACTGCGGGCGGAATGTCATGACCTCCAAGAACGTCTGGAGCGAAAGGGGCGTCCACCGGGTAGCAGCAGTGACACTGAATTCCGAGCTATGCAACAGGAGTTGATGGATAAAAATAAG GAAATTAGCGATATTCGCCATTCGCAcagtaaaatgaagaaaatgttatCCGAAGCAAACACGGAGCTGGGTCATGCGGTACGTCGTGCGGAACAGTACGAAACAGAGGTCAAGCGACTACGTTCCCGTGTCGAAGAGCTAAAGCGCGAGCTGGCCGGTGCAGAAGACGAGCTGGATTCCGCATGCAATCATGTTCGTCGATTACAGCGAACAAACGAAGAGCTATCTGGTCAAACGGAAGGACTTCAGGTGCAGATTCAGCATTTACAGACAag CCCAAAAAACCTGCAAGATCAAAGTAACTATAAGGCCTCTAACAAAGCCAACTTCTCCAACTCCAACTACAAGCCAAACATTAATGATCTAAAGCAACTGTTCGATAACTCCCGTCACTATAACGAACGCCAGCTACAGTCGAAAACCCGCGTAAACGAAACTCAACCCTCTTTCCTTTCTGGCTCATATTACGATGCCAAACCGAGCTACATTAGCAACGATACCTCGTTTGATATAAAAGATAAATCTCTCAATAATATGTTCGATTTCGAACGTGCGAAGCAAAAGTTTGACAACATTGCCCGACCAGCCGGACCGTCGGCCAATGGGGGGTCCAACGCGAATTCCAGACGATCTTCCACCAGTCAGAATAGCAGTAGCAATTTCATCAAGCACAACAATCAATCGGGCTCGTCCGTCTCGGGGATCCCGAAGCGGCAGTCCAGTTCGGCCGGCTCTAGTTTCTTTGACTGTAGTAGTTTTGCAGCTGGCATGGAACCGGCGAGACGTCCAGAATCGGACGGTGCTCCGCTGCTTGCGAAACAGTCGAGCATTGTGAACGACACGATTCAGTTTTTCGATAATGGCGATGTTGGAGCTGGACTAGGTGGGGGTTTAGGAGGGCCGGCTAGTAAGTTGAACATTACCAAGGTGACTAACATCAATCTGGATGGGCTGAAGGTGTCCGAGGATGATGAA
- the LOC131693426 gene encoding lysozyme-like, which yields MKQFTVLIAIVATLAVFQGTQAKTFTECELARLLRNKYGFDKAKVNNFVCLAKAESSLKTTATHKNSNGSTDYGLFQINNKYWCSTPGYKSAGNDCKIACSTLLTDDITQAVNCAKKIYARHGYSAWYGWTAKCKSGVKDLSKC from the exons ATGAAACAGTTTACCGTTCTGATCGCCATCGTTGCCACCTTGGCAGTGTTCCAGGGAACCCAAGCGAAGACCTTCACTGAATGTGAACTGGCCCGGTTGCTCCGCAACAAATATGGCTTCGATAAGGCTAAGGTGAACAACTTTGTCTGTCTGGCGAAAGCCGAGAGCAGCCTGAAGACGACCGCCACCCACAAGAACTCCAACGGATCCACCGATTATGGACTTTTCCAGATCAACAATAAGTACTGGTGCAGCACACCCGGATACAAGTCGGCCGGAAACGATTGCAAAATTGCTTGCTCTA CTTTATTGACTGACGACATTACCCAGGCAGTGAACTGCGCCAAGAAAATCTATGCCCGTCACGGATACTCAGCTTGGTATGGATGGACAGCTAAATGCAAGAGTGGGGTCAAGGATCTCTCAAAGTGTTAA